A section of the Acidobacteriota bacterium genome encodes:
- a CDS encoding succinate dehydrogenase cytochrome b subunit, protein MKALKRIFQSSLGKKYIMAITGMLLFLFVIGHMLGNLQIYLGKEPLNAYGHFLQSNVEILWPARIGLLVLALLHIITVVQLVRENRRARPVGYDSTKLYGASFASQAMTFSGLIVLAFIVFHLLHFTVGVVQPEGMGFTDLEGRHDVYRMMVNGFSNPGIAMIYLICMGLLALHLSHGVSAMFQSLGWKKRAFANAIDRFAKISALVIFLGNCSIPIAILLGLVK, encoded by the coding sequence ATGAAAGCTCTAAAACGCATCTTTCAATCTTCACTTGGCAAAAAATACATTATGGCAATCACCGGAATGTTGCTCTTTCTTTTCGTGATTGGTCATATGCTGGGCAACCTGCAAATTTACCTGGGCAAGGAACCGCTTAACGCTTACGGTCATTTTCTACAATCGAATGTCGAAATCCTGTGGCCCGCGCGCATCGGCTTATTGGTTCTTGCCCTGTTGCACATCATTACGGTTGTGCAACTGGTAAGAGAAAATCGGCGAGCGCGCCCCGTAGGTTATGATTCGACGAAACTCTACGGCGCGAGTTTCGCTTCGCAAGCCATGACCTTCAGCGGCTTGATTGTTCTGGCATTCATCGTCTTTCACCTGCTGCATTTCACGGTTGGCGTGGTTCAACCCGAAGGCATGGGATTCACCGACCTTGAAGGCCGCCACGATGTTTACCGCATGATGGTCAACGGTTTTTCCAATCCCGGCATTGCCATGATTTATCTGATATGCATGGGATTACTGGCATTGCACCTCAGCCACGGTGTCAGCGCCATGTTTCAATCGCTCGGTTGGAAAAAGCGCGCCTTCGCCAACGCCATTGATCGGTTTGCGAAAATTTCGGCGCTGGTTATTTTTCTTGGCAATTGTTCAATACCCATTGCAATTTTACTGGGGCTTGTAAAATAA
- a CDS encoding fumarate reductase/succinate dehydrogenase flavoprotein subunit, protein MSLDAKVPSGPLPEKWSNYKKEQKLVNPANKRKFDVIVVGTGLAGASAAASLAELGYNVKAFCFQDSPRRAHSIAAQGGINAAKNYRNDGDSVYRLFYDTIKGGDFRARESNVHRLAEVSVNIIDQCVAQGVPFAREYGGLLDNRSFGGAQVSRTFYARGQTGQQLLLGAYQALARQIGLGTVKMYPRTEMLDLVLVDGWAKGIVARDLITGAISLHAGDAVVLATGGYGNVFFLSTNAQGCNVTATYRAYKKGAYFANPCYTQIHPTCIPVSGDHQSKLTLMSESLRNDGRVWVPKRQEDCAKDPNTIPEEDRDYYLERKYPSYGNLAPRDISSRAAKEACDDGRGVGPGGRGVYLDFAASIKRLGKDKIEERYGNLFEMYERITGENAYQRPMRIYPAVHYTMGGLWVDYNLMSNIPGLFVAGEANFSDHGANRLGASALMQGLADGYFVLPYTLTNHFASVKQNKVSTDHEEFKKAEQEVNDRIKKFLSIKGKRTVNDFHRELGKMLWEKCGMARNEAGLKELLQRIPELREEFWTNLNVLGDADELNPALERAGRVADFMEFAELLVTDALHRNESCGGHFREEHQTEDGEAKRDDENYSYVAAWQYKGVGSAPELHKESLVYEEVHMTQRSYK, encoded by the coding sequence ATGAGTCTGGATGCAAAAGTTCCATCAGGACCGCTTCCCGAAAAGTGGTCGAATTATAAGAAAGAGCAAAAGCTCGTCAATCCTGCGAATAAACGCAAATTCGATGTTATCGTAGTCGGCACGGGACTCGCCGGTGCCTCGGCTGCGGCGTCGCTTGCTGAACTGGGCTACAACGTCAAAGCCTTCTGTTTTCAAGACAGCCCGCGTCGCGCCCATTCCATCGCCGCGCAGGGCGGCATCAACGCCGCGAAAAATTATCGCAATGATGGCGACAGTGTTTATCGTTTGTTCTATGACACCATCAAAGGCGGCGATTTTCGCGCCCGTGAATCGAACGTCCATCGCTTAGCCGAAGTCAGCGTCAACATCATCGACCAATGCGTCGCCCAAGGTGTGCCGTTTGCCCGCGAGTACGGCGGCTTGCTCGATAATCGCAGTTTCGGCGGCGCGCAGGTCTCGCGCACCTTTTATGCGCGTGGACAAACGGGGCAACAATTATTGCTTGGCGCATATCAGGCGTTAGCCCGACAAATTGGACTTGGCACCGTGAAGATGTACCCGCGCACCGAGATGCTGGATTTGGTTTTAGTCGATGGTTGGGCAAAAGGCATCGTGGCTCGCGATTTAATCACTGGCGCGATTTCATTACACGCAGGTGATGCCGTAGTGCTGGCGACAGGCGGTTATGGCAACGTCTTTTTCCTTTCGACCAACGCGCAAGGTTGCAACGTGACGGCGACCTATCGCGCTTATAAAAAAGGCGCGTATTTTGCGAACCCTTGCTACACACAGATTCACCCGACCTGCATTCCTGTAAGCGGCGACCACCAATCGAAACTCACTCTGATGTCGGAATCGTTGCGCAATGACGGGCGCGTCTGGGTTCCCAAACGCCAGGAAGATTGCGCCAAAGACCCGAATACGATTCCCGAAGAAGACCGCGATTATTATTTAGAGAGAAAATATCCAAGCTACGGCAACCTTGCGCCGCGCGATATTTCTTCGCGCGCTGCCAAAGAAGCCTGTGATGACGGGCGCGGCGTCGGTCCCGGCGGACGCGGCGTGTATCTCGATTTTGCCGCGTCAATCAAACGACTCGGCAAAGATAAAATCGAAGAGCGATACGGCAATTTATTCGAGATGTATGAACGCATCACCGGTGAAAATGCTTACCAACGTCCGATGCGCATTTACCCGGCGGTGCATTACACGATGGGCGGCTTGTGGGTCGATTACAATTTAATGAGCAACATTCCGGGTTTGTTTGTTGCCGGTGAAGCGAATTTCTCAGACCACGGCGCGAACCGGCTTGGCGCATCGGCTTTGATGCAGGGCTTGGCTGACGGCTATTTCGTTTTGCCTTATACGCTCACCAATCATTTTGCATCGGTCAAACAGAACAAAGTTTCGACCGACCACGAAGAGTTCAAAAAAGCCGAACAGGAGGTCAACGACCGCATTAAAAAATTCCTCTCTATCAAAGGCAAACGCACGGTCAATGATTTCCATCGCGAACTCGGCAAGATGCTGTGGGAAAAATGCGGCATGGCGCGCAACGAAGCGGGACTCAAAGAATTGTTGCAACGCATACCGGAACTCAGAGAAGAGTTCTGGACAAACCTCAACGTGCTCGGCGATGCCGATGAACTCAATCCCGCATTGGAACGCGCCGGCCGGGTCGCCGATTTTATGGAATTCGCCGAACTGTTGGTCACCGATGCCTTGCATCGCAATGAATCGTGCGGCGGACATTTCCGCGAAGAGCATCAAACCGAAGACGGCGAAGCGAAACGCGATGATGAAAATTATTCTTATGTTGCCGCCTGGCAGTACAAAGGTGTAGGCAGTGCGCCTGAACTTCACAAAGAGTCGTTGGTTTACGAAGAAGTTCACATGACGCAGAGGAGTTATAAGTAA
- a CDS encoding succinate dehydrogenase/fumarate reductase iron-sulfur subunit, protein MNLKLRVWRQKDSKSEGKFVDYDAKNVSPDMSFLELLDIINEELTVKGEDPIAFDHDCREGICGMCSLVINGKAHGPLGATTTCQLHMRFFSDGDTITIEPWRATPFPVVKDLVTDRSAFDRIIQVGGFVSVSTGGTPDGNAIPVAKENADLAMDAAQCIGCGACVAACKNASAMLFVSAKVSHLGLLPQGQAERDRRVLNMVEQMDKEGFGNCTVTGSCEAVCPKEISLDFIARMNRDYAKAVFRAK, encoded by the coding sequence ATGAATTTGAAATTGCGTGTTTGGAGACAAAAAGACTCAAAAAGCGAAGGCAAATTCGTCGATTACGATGCGAAAAATGTTTCGCCGGACATGTCATTTTTGGAATTGCTCGACATTATCAATGAAGAACTGACGGTCAAAGGCGAAGACCCGATTGCTTTTGACCATGATTGCCGTGAAGGGATTTGCGGAATGTGTTCATTGGTGATTAACGGTAAAGCCCACGGACCGCTCGGCGCAACCACAACCTGTCAGTTGCACATGCGATTTTTCAGCGACGGCGACACGATTACTATTGAACCCTGGCGCGCGACGCCGTTTCCGGTGGTTAAAGATTTGGTCACTGATCGTTCAGCGTTTGACCGCATCATTCAAGTCGGCGGATTCGTTTCGGTTTCAACCGGCGGCACCCCCGATGGCAATGCGATTCCGGTTGCCAAAGAAAATGCCGATTTGGCAATGGATGCGGCACAGTGCATCGGTTGCGGCGCGTGTGTCGCGGCTTGCAAAAACGCTTCGGCGATGTTGTTTGTGTCGGCAAAGGTTTCGCATTTGGGATTGTTGCCGCAAGGTCAGGCTGAACGTGACCGCCGCGTGCTCAATATGGTCGAGCAGATGGATAAAGAAGGTTTCGGCAATTGCACGGTTACGGGTTCATGCGAAGCCGTATGCCCGAAAGAAATCAGTCTCGATTTCATTGCGCGAATGAACCGCGATTACGCCAAAGCAGTATTTCGCGCCAAGTAG